GTTCAGCGACTGCAGCGCGGAGACCACCGACTGCAGGCCGGACTTCTTGCTCGCCAGCAGCTTCTGCTGGTTCGCCTCGACCGCCATCAGCTTGTCGATGATCGCGGTGGTGTCCAGGCCGGAGATCAGGCCGTCGATCCCGATGCTGCTCGCCATCGTCTGCAGTCCCTCGCTGTGCTGGTCGGCGGTCGTGGTGATGCGGCCAGGCGGTGGGCGGACGGTCGTCCACCCACCGCCTGGCCGGTCGTGCGGTGCCACCCGTCACGGGGACGGGCGGCGGTCAGGTCACTGCAGGAGCTGGAGCACGCTCTGCGGCAGCGACTTGGCCTGGGCGAGCATCGCGGTGCCGGCCTGCGACAGGATCGACGCCCGCGTGTACGACACCATCTCCGAGGCCATGTCCGTGTCACGGATCCGGCTGTCCGACGCGGAGAGGTTCTCCACCGCGACGTTCAGGTTGTTGATGGTGTGGTCGAAGCGGTTCTGGACCGCACCGAGCTGCGAGCGGACCTTCGACACGGACTGGATGGCCGCGTCGATGGCGTCGATCGCCGAGGTCGCACCCGCGTTGGACGCGATGTTGTTGAACGTGGCGGTGTCGGCACCGGCGGCGCCGTCCACGTCCGCCACCAGGTCACCGGTGACGATCGCGTTACCGGCCGCGTTCTTCTCCGGGCCCTGGACCGTGACGTCGCCGTAGGCGCCGAACTTCACCGACAGGCCGGAGCCCGACAGCGCGGAGTCGACGGCGGACTGCAGCGCGTTGCGGTTGGCCTCCGCCTGGGTGGCGTTGGCGGTACCGCCACCGGCCCAGGTGATCGACGCGGCGTCGACCGTGTAGGTCTTGCCGCCGAAGGCGAACGACAGGTCGGCGGCCGGGGCCGCACCCGCGTAGTCCACCGTGCCCGGGCCGAAGGTCCAGGTCGAGCCACCGGAGGTGACGTCGATGTTGTCGACGCCGAGGCCGGCCGCGCTCATGGACTTCGCGGTCAGGTCGACCGTGATCGAGTCGGCGCTCGAGGTGTTGGCGCCGACCTGGAACACGCCCTCGTAGGAGCCGTTCAGCAGCGTCTTGCCGTTGAACTGCGTGGTGTCCGAGATGCGGGTGAGCTCCTTCTTGAGCTCGCCGATCTCGTCCTGGATGTTGCCCTTGGCGGTGGAGGACAGACCACCGTCGTTGGACGCCTGGACGGACAGGGTCCGCATGCGCTGCAGGATCGAGTGCGTCTCGGTGAGCGCACCTTCAGCGGTCTGGACGACCGAGATGCCGTCCTGGGCGTTGCGCACGGCCTGGGTGGTGCCGCCGATCTGGGCGCGCAGACCCTCGGAGATCGCCAGACCAGCAGCGTCGTCCGCAGCCCGGTTGATGCGCAGGCCGCTCGAGAGCTTCTCGAGGGACTTGCTCAGGTCGTTCTGGGTGCTGGACAGGTTGCGGTACGCGTTCAGCGCCGCGATGTTGGTGTTGACGGAGAGACCCATGGTTCTCTTCCTCCTTGATTCGGGTCGAAGTGGCCCATCCGTGGGCTCACCCCTGACCTTCGACCGCCGACGGGGCGGCCTGAGGGATTCGCGCCGGTTCACCCGTCCGGGTGGGCACCCGTCCGCCGCCGCCCCGCGCCCGTCCGCCGCAGCCGCGCGCGTGCGCCGGGGACGACGCAGGGCGCCGGCCGCGGGTGTGCGGCCGGCGCCCTGCGCCGTGTGAGCTGCTCCGGTGGCGTCCGTCAGACCGCCGCGGTCCGGCGGGCGTCGTCCTCGTACGGCGTGGGGACGGCCCGCACGACGTCCGCCTGGTGGCTGGCGGCGGTCATCGCGGCGCGGGACGCCACGGCGGCGAAGTACGTCCGGCGGCGGCGCTCCGC
This is a stretch of genomic DNA from Cellulomonas sp. ES6. It encodes these proteins:
- a CDS encoding flagellin, producing the protein MGLSVNTNIAALNAYRNLSSTQNDLSKSLEKLSSGLRINRAADDAAGLAISEGLRAQIGGTTQAVRNAQDGISVVQTAEGALTETHSILQRMRTLSVQASNDGGLSSTAKGNIQDEIGELKKELTRISDTTQFNGKTLLNGSYEGVFQVGANTSSADSITVDLTAKSMSAAGLGVDNIDVTSGGSTWTFGPGTVDYAGAAPAADLSFAFGGKTYTVDAASITWAGGGTANATQAEANRNALQSAVDSALSGSGLSVKFGAYGDVTVQGPEKNAAGNAIVTGDLVADVDGAAGADTATFNNIASNAGATSAIDAIDAAIQSVSKVRSQLGAVQNRFDHTINNLNVAVENLSASDSRIRDTDMASEMVSYTRASILSQAGTAMLAQAKSLPQSVLQLLQ